Proteins found in one Odocoileus virginianus isolate 20LAN1187 ecotype Illinois chromosome 10, Ovbor_1.2, whole genome shotgun sequence genomic segment:
- the EXPH5 gene encoding exophilin-5 isoform X1 translates to MTKVPQGFDCSFLNDEEARKILQVLERNEALQRAEKERISKLQKTKRDIRWLQGVTGEWFEEIQRKKFCNETDVSQMLKQPLTHRLRKGMAENDPVELQTSRSKNILNQRNPTSIPSRLSFRSSFASLFSFRKSRKETSKLQSLGQKGCDGHTPSVSVKGTTLQSKKYNSPLESQATDSATVPKPASMREGSPVPPWDGSLLEDEFFQVLDDLDSKLAQEQSPSSVNTRTPLNIGSRTQFSRFYSSGSKYNHITGRHKNCYNETSNMSIYDVLRPGTPREGFKTFSPRTRTIYDMYRTREPRVLKEDYVQKNTFGSTSLCFDSRQQSASSATGYFKARSLYFPATTQNKTGFISPSHQQSPKRTPLSSIIWNRSDSSRDRQNQEEFLEAPSPMEIDPADQYMYPRCFQENRRYEFYHSQSVYQSVGLNVPIDNAMNPDPFENSENMPFYHEDNPFTGSFFSNTFGRSRGQRFGQNPFWGQQEEHSSSGFHQSRKPFTSSDRDFEMISTEVNSALAGHGHSVPSHHWGSFSPGYRTNISRNQQIPHPWQLDSQTSILESMEVSQGNGNQSTHFSPANVCSMTGASYHMKSGGLECSPMEVHVNKEPYSFGIAQTLASPFRSTFLHIPDDRGNSQSPNFQIPTVTLQKVKPASLPIRNYTEVTVTNNVSVDSLPPTESQANVLVTEVSNEKDLKASVLEKDKKINKIDQPNMTGEIPQLVSQTIISNPLPDVQNPLSQDSDKSNRFVFSASTTVSSKRLPGVISRRDTSKIHKANELKKAKSYTGNRKLDSATSLPFIQESRTTSLFLSPNQVCHQELTVSNENISSIVKNNHGSSEHTDNQRPQSPEKLAPLDTKGEQCITTYSSNCSKSDADQNMPHNSLDLSSAALPDSSPSNDSGLDALVIPSTTVFWKCASSKDPSLGEREDNGYKNQNSQFSLSHLENQTSNDNGAPVHNEEVNVVKCPSQPLFRGGKGKGKIRQRISYIETLSKTESRSVPTSESNTLTEGTQSNSRSPEHHEIYCTLPRKSAVFLIGNRKPESTTMPSLFRNEPVALPIKNDVEDPIGKYTSKKSSPSPCESESECSKVVSDSVSVALEATEGMTKKMNIGSASVRKGPLPVLIKRAVSCPSEVLYASPGRDEREKCLISDTDTSTITLRPWERLINPLGSDSSVCECSLSKKHHQEEYIQECTEKNGKISASKTGIFSHPNEHPLPFSSDMSGQETGKTLHKFKTTSMFSVSGDEDNVKCLEVVSIYYTLPRKHSKKFCDLLQKYTQDIDSLTESTKVGIKTSNALEKDQLNCPAQGQSGTPLSKDTSAQETSHPSHITENMTVLQLPSVESSESTLQEMASIEADVSLHKQEPKTGEISPYNLAKTPPPDSQSRKENEKKLQSETVFTSPTLQEKKVTREKSETCPQSIKSDDSGFSNLPAHSEENVENSHIIRSSGEHTGSDTAITATGSLQKDITGTVTEESSNGLQPRIVRGEIREDFPPNSEKPLSDSESQVFALTPALSKLQLDETCSSEQDLDSSQSEPRELLKRRQEVNTTQSKAKDEMQKLAWNQRSLPEGSNKSKKSLADLEKGKSRSPVKNGLAVMSKVSRKFPAKDLYPRRHVATIFPQSGNSSGFSSFSLGTPECNPLSLEPPLKSTGTTDESRLSNDGINVEKSENPLQLTAISNREACTSLSNHKSNNISQPHQNEFENISESQPKCENSEDVTVAPILERESGALAQPTLISLREADFPDHQRKLKPPFQLEPVEKSTVCVPLTSCQQGQSSASFLECESQPHPYRSESLKSVNVHGDILRISHPPKVRERHFSESTSIDDVLSRLTLGNEFSNNSGYSRRFKSFSELPSCGENESWALNNSRTKMGPRSATSISRPIDYGIFGKEQQLAFLENVKRSLTQGRLWKPSFLKNPGFLKDDVINPANPTESSTSNSPSNQRPEDGLSLSAPLNIYEEDPVDSDCDTDTTTDDEYYLDENDKESEL, encoded by the exons GTGTGATGGCCACACACCTTCTGTGTCTGTGAAGGGAACCACTTTG cagTCAAAAAAATACAATTCACCTCTGGAAAGCCAAGCCACTGACAGTGCAACTGTCCCCAAGCCAGCAAGCATGAGGGAGGGAAGTCCTGTCCCTCCGTGGGATGGTTCACTGCTGGAGGATGAGTTCTTCCAAG TTTTAGATGATTTGGATAGCAAACTGGCTCAGGAACAATCTCCAAGCTCAGTGAATACCAGAACACCTCTCAACATTGGATCAAGGACACAGTTCAGTCGTTTTTACTCCAGTGGGAGCAAATACAATCATATCACAGGAAGGCACAAAAATTGCTATAATGAAACTTCTAATATGTCTATCTATGATGTCTTAAGACCAGGAACCCCTAGGGAAGGTTTCAAAACCTTTTCTCCTAGAACAAGGACAATCTATGATATGTATAGGACAAGGGAACCCAGAGTTTTAAAAGAAGATTATGTGCAAAAGAACACTTTTGGTAGTACTTCTCTGTGTTTCGACAGCAGGCAACAATCAGCCTCATCAGCTACAGGATATTTCAAAGCAAGAAGCTTATATTTTCCAGCCACAACTCAGAATAAGACTGGGTTTATATCACCAAGCCACCAACAGAGCCCAAAGAGAACTCCTTTATCATCTATCATATGGAATAGATCAGATTCTTCTAGAGATAGGCAGAACCAGGAAGAATTCCTGGAGGCACCATCACCAATGGAAATTGACCCTGCTGACCAGTATATGTATCCCAGGTGTTTCCAGGAGAATAGGAGATATGAATTTTACCATTCACAGAGTGTTTACCAAAGTGTTGGCTTAAATGTTCCCATAGATAATGCAATGAATCCTGACCCATTTGAGAACTCAGAAAATATGCCATTCTACCATGAAGATAACCCATTTACTGGGTCTTTCTTTAGCAATACCTTTGGACGGAGCAGGGGACAGAGATTTGGACAAAATCCTTTTTGGGGCCAACAGGAAGAACATTCTTCTTCTGGCTTTCATCAAAGCAGGAAACCATTTACTTCTTCTGACAGAGACTTTGAAATGATCTCTACTGAAGTAAACAGTGCACTAGCTGGGCATGGCCATAGTGTTCCTTCTCATCACTGGGGGTCATTTTCTCCTGGTTACAGAACAAATATTTCCAGAAACCAACAGATACCACACCCCTGGCAGCTTGATTCTCAGACATCCATACTGGAGAGCATGGAGGTGTCACAAGGTAATGGGAACCAGTCTACTCATTTCAGCCCAGCCAATGTATGTTCCATGACTGGTGCAAGCTATCACATGAAATCTGGTGGGTTAGAATGTTCTCCTATGGAAGTACATGTAAACAAAGAACCTTACTCATTTGGAATTGCTCAAACTCTAGCATCCCCGTTCAGAAGTACCTTCCTGCATATTCCTGATGACAGAGGGAATTCTCAGAGTCCTAACTTTCAGATTCCCACAGTCACTTTGCAGAAAGTTAAGCCGGCCTCTCTTCCAATCAGAAACTATACAGAAGTCACTGTGACCAACAATGTTTCAGTTGATTCTCTGCCTCCGACTGAAAGCCAAGCCAATGTCTTGGTCACAGAAGTAAGTAATGAGAAAGACTTGAAGGCATCTGttttggaaaaagacaaaaaaataaacaagatagaCCAGCCAAACATGACAGGTGAAATACCCCAACTTGTTTCACAGACAATAATTTCTAACCCTTTACCTGATGTTCAAAATCCCCTTTCCCAGGACTCAGACAAGAGCAACAGATTTGTTTTTAGTGCATCTACCACAGTAAGTTCAAAAAGGTTGCCTGGAGTCATTTCCAGGAGAGATACCTCCAAAATTCATAAAGCCAATGAACTGAAAAAAGCTAAGAGTTATACTGGGAACAGAAAACTTGACTCAGCAACTTCCCTTCCTTTCATTCAGGAAAGCAGAACAACATCACTTTTTCTCAGCCCAAATCAAGTTTGTCACCAGGAGTTAACAGtaagtaatgaaaatatttcaagcatTGTTAAAAATAACCACGGGAGTTCTGAACATACTGATAATCAACGCCCACAGTCTCCAGAAAAGCTTGCTCCTTTAGATACCAAGGGAGAACAATGTATCACGACTTATTCTAGCAACTGCAGCAAGTCAGATGCTGATCAAAACATGCCCCATAATTCTTTAGATCTGTCTTCAGCAGCACTACCAGATTCCTCACCATCAAATGATTCTGGCCTTGATGCTCTGGTAATTCCTTCTACCACAGTGTTCTGGAAATGTGCTTCAAGTAAAGATCCATCTctgggagaaagagaagacaatGGTTACAAGAACCAAAATAGTCAGTTTTCCCTAAGTCACTTAGAAAACCAAACGAGTAATGATAATGGTGCACCTGTACATAATGAAGAGGTTAATGTTGTCAAATGCCCGTCACAACCTCTTTTCAGGGgtggaaagggaaaaggaaaaataagacaaCGCATATCCTACATCGAAACATTAAGcaaaacagaaagtagatcagtgcCTACAAGTGAAAGCAACACTCTCACTGAGGGAACTCAGAGCAATTCCAGGTCTCCTGAGCATCATGAGATTTATTGTACTTTACCGAGAAAATCAGCCGTTTTTCTCATTGGTAACAGGAAGCCTGAAAGTACGACTATGCCTTCTTTGTTTAGGAACGAGCCAGTTGCATTACCAATCAAAAATGATGTGGAAGATCCAATAGGAAAGTACACATCAAAAAAATCCAGTCCCAGTCCTTGTGAATCAGAGAGCGAATGTTCCAAAGTCGTTTCGGACTCAGTCTCAGTAGCACTTGAAGCCACAGAAGGGATGACAAAGAAGATGAACATtggatctgcttctgttagaaaGGGGCCACTTCCAGTCCTCATCAAGAGGGCTGTGTCATGTCCTTCAGAAGTGCTTTATGCCTCACCTggaagagatgaaagagaaaaatgcttGATTTCTGATACAGATACTTCTACTATAACACTGAGGCCTTGGGAGAGACTCATTAACCCTCTGGGAAGTGACTCGTCTGTTTGTGAATGTTCTTTAAGCAAGAAACACCACCAGGAGGAATACATACAAGAATGTACTGAAAAGAATGGTAAAATTTCTGCCTCCAAGACAGGCATATTTTCCCATCCAAATGAACACCCTTTACCTTTTTCTTCAGATATGTCAGGACAAGAAACTGGGAAAACTTTACATAAATTTAAGACTACGagtatgttttctgtttctggtgATGAAGATAATGTGAAGTGTCTTGAGGTGGTTTCAATATATTATACTCTACCAAGGAAGCACAGCAAAAAATTCTGTGACCTTCTTCAAAAGTATACACAAGACATCGATTCACTTACAGAATCAACTAAAGTGGGGATTAAAACATCTAATGCTTTAGAAAAAGACCAACTGAATTGTCCTGCGCAAGGCCAGTCAGGAACACCTTTGTCTAAAGATACCTCTGCTCAGGAGACCAGCCATCCTTCTCACATCACTGAAAATATGACTGTTTTACAATTACCAAGTGTTGAGTCCTCAGAATCTACATTACAGGAAATGGCTTCTATTGAAGCAGATGTTTCTCTTCATAAACAAGAACCTAAAACTGGAGAAATTTCCCCATACAACTTGGCTAAAACACCTCCACCTGATTCACAAAGcaggaaagagaatgagaaaaaattgCAAAGTGAAACTGTGTTTACTTCACCAAcgcttcaggaaaaaaaagttacaagGGAGAAATCTGAAACTTGTCCACAATCCATTAAATCAGATGACAGTGGTTTTTCTAACCTCCCAGCCCATTCAGAAGAGAATGTTGAAAACTCCCACATCATAAGAAGTTCTGGGGAGCATACAGGTAGTGATACAGCCATTACAGCTACTGGAAGTCTTCAAAAAGATATCACAGGCACAGTTACAGAGGAGAGCTCCAATGGATTGCAGCCTAGGATAGTCAGAGGGGAAATTAGAGAAGATTTCCCCCCAAACTCTGAGAAACCACTTTCTGACTCAGAAAGCCAAGTCTTTGCTCTTACTCCAGCCTTGAGTAAACTACAGCTTGATGAGACTTGTTCAAGTGAACAAGATTTAGACAGTTCACAGTCTGAACCCAGAGAACTACTTAAAAGAAGACAGGAGGTAAATACAACGCAGAGCAAGGCTAAAGATGAAATGCAGAAGTTGGCATGGAATCAACGTTCACTTCCTGAAGgaagtaataaaagtaaaaaaagctTGGCTGACCtagaaaaagggaaaagcagATCTCCAGTTAAAAACGGATTGGCAGTTATGTCCAAAGTCAGCAGAAAATTTCCAGCTAAAGATTTATACCCTAGAAGACATGTAGCTACTATCTTTCCCCAAAGTGGGAACAGTTCTGGCTTTAGCAGTTTCTCCCTTGGCACACCAGAATGCAACCCACTGTCCCTTGAGCCTCCTTTAAAGTCCACAGGAACCACAGATGAAAGCAGGTTAAGTAATGATGGCATAAATGTGGAGAAATCCGAGAACCCTCTCCAGCTTACTGCAATATCCAATAGAGAAGCTTGTACATCCTTAAGCAATCACAAGTCCAACAACATTTCGCAACCACATCAAAACGAGTTTGAAAATATCTCAGAATCACAACCAAAGTGTGAGAACTCTGAGGATGTAACAGTAGCTCCGATTTTGGAAAGAGAATCAGGAGCCCTGGCCCAACCCACGTTGATCAGCCTCAGGGAAGCAGACTTCCCTGACCATCAGAGGAAGTTGAAACCCCCTTTTCAACTCGAGCCTGTGGAGAAATCTACGGTGTGTGTCCCACTGACCAGTTGTCAGCAAGGACAAAGCAGTGCTTCATTTCTGGAGTGTGAAAGTCAGCCACACCCCTATCGTTCAGAGAGCTTAAAAAGCGTCAATGTACATGGTGATATACTACGAATAAGTCATCCTCCAAAAGTCAGAGAGCGCCATTTTTCTGAAAGCACTTCTATTGATGATGTCCTGAGTAGACTGACCCTTGGGAATGAATTCTCTAACAACAGCGGGTACAGTCGAAGATTTAAATCTTTTTCTGAACTTCCCTCCtgtggtgaaaatgaaagttgggCTCTGAACAACAGCAGGACAAAAATGGGCCCTAGGTCCGCAACATCTATATCCAGGCCTATTGACTATGGGATTTTTGGGAAAGAACAACAGCTGGCTTTCTTGGAGAATGTAAAGAGGTCACTCACACAAGGGAGATTATGGAAACCAAGTTTTCTTAAGAACCCTGgcttcctgaaagatgatgtaaTTAACCCTGCTAACCCAACAGAGTCATCGACTTCAAATTCTCCTAGTAACCAGAGGCCAGAGGATGGCTTATCTCTAAGCGCGCCACTTAATATCTATGAAGAGGATCCAGTGGACTCAGATTGTGACACAGACACGACCACGGATGACGAATACTACTTGGATGAAAATGACAAAGAGTCAGAACTGTGA
- the EXPH5 gene encoding exophilin-5 isoform X4 produces MREGSPVPPWDGSLLEDEFFQVLDDLDSKLAQEQSPSSVNTRTPLNIGSRTQFSRFYSSGSKYNHITGRHKNCYNETSNMSIYDVLRPGTPREGFKTFSPRTRTIYDMYRTREPRVLKEDYVQKNTFGSTSLCFDSRQQSASSATGYFKARSLYFPATTQNKTGFISPSHQQSPKRTPLSSIIWNRSDSSRDRQNQEEFLEAPSPMEIDPADQYMYPRCFQENRRYEFYHSQSVYQSVGLNVPIDNAMNPDPFENSENMPFYHEDNPFTGSFFSNTFGRSRGQRFGQNPFWGQQEEHSSSGFHQSRKPFTSSDRDFEMISTEVNSALAGHGHSVPSHHWGSFSPGYRTNISRNQQIPHPWQLDSQTSILESMEVSQGNGNQSTHFSPANVCSMTGASYHMKSGGLECSPMEVHVNKEPYSFGIAQTLASPFRSTFLHIPDDRGNSQSPNFQIPTVTLQKVKPASLPIRNYTEVTVTNNVSVDSLPPTESQANVLVTEVSNEKDLKASVLEKDKKINKIDQPNMTGEIPQLVSQTIISNPLPDVQNPLSQDSDKSNRFVFSASTTVSSKRLPGVISRRDTSKIHKANELKKAKSYTGNRKLDSATSLPFIQESRTTSLFLSPNQVCHQELTVSNENISSIVKNNHGSSEHTDNQRPQSPEKLAPLDTKGEQCITTYSSNCSKSDADQNMPHNSLDLSSAALPDSSPSNDSGLDALVIPSTTVFWKCASSKDPSLGEREDNGYKNQNSQFSLSHLENQTSNDNGAPVHNEEVNVVKCPSQPLFRGGKGKGKIRQRISYIETLSKTESRSVPTSESNTLTEGTQSNSRSPEHHEIYCTLPRKSAVFLIGNRKPESTTMPSLFRNEPVALPIKNDVEDPIGKYTSKKSSPSPCESESECSKVVSDSVSVALEATEGMTKKMNIGSASVRKGPLPVLIKRAVSCPSEVLYASPGRDEREKCLISDTDTSTITLRPWERLINPLGSDSSVCECSLSKKHHQEEYIQECTEKNGKISASKTGIFSHPNEHPLPFSSDMSGQETGKTLHKFKTTSMFSVSGDEDNVKCLEVVSIYYTLPRKHSKKFCDLLQKYTQDIDSLTESTKVGIKTSNALEKDQLNCPAQGQSGTPLSKDTSAQETSHPSHITENMTVLQLPSVESSESTLQEMASIEADVSLHKQEPKTGEISPYNLAKTPPPDSQSRKENEKKLQSETVFTSPTLQEKKVTREKSETCPQSIKSDDSGFSNLPAHSEENVENSHIIRSSGEHTGSDTAITATGSLQKDITGTVTEESSNGLQPRIVRGEIREDFPPNSEKPLSDSESQVFALTPALSKLQLDETCSSEQDLDSSQSEPRELLKRRQEVNTTQSKAKDEMQKLAWNQRSLPEGSNKSKKSLADLEKGKSRSPVKNGLAVMSKVSRKFPAKDLYPRRHVATIFPQSGNSSGFSSFSLGTPECNPLSLEPPLKSTGTTDESRLSNDGINVEKSENPLQLTAISNREACTSLSNHKSNNISQPHQNEFENISESQPKCENSEDVTVAPILERESGALAQPTLISLREADFPDHQRKLKPPFQLEPVEKSTVCVPLTSCQQGQSSASFLECESQPHPYRSESLKSVNVHGDILRISHPPKVRERHFSESTSIDDVLSRLTLGNEFSNNSGYSRRFKSFSELPSCGENESWALNNSRTKMGPRSATSISRPIDYGIFGKEQQLAFLENVKRSLTQGRLWKPSFLKNPGFLKDDVINPANPTESSTSNSPSNQRPEDGLSLSAPLNIYEEDPVDSDCDTDTTTDDEYYLDENDKESEL; encoded by the exons ATGAGGGAGGGAAGTCCTGTCCCTCCGTGGGATGGTTCACTGCTGGAGGATGAGTTCTTCCAAG TTTTAGATGATTTGGATAGCAAACTGGCTCAGGAACAATCTCCAAGCTCAGTGAATACCAGAACACCTCTCAACATTGGATCAAGGACACAGTTCAGTCGTTTTTACTCCAGTGGGAGCAAATACAATCATATCACAGGAAGGCACAAAAATTGCTATAATGAAACTTCTAATATGTCTATCTATGATGTCTTAAGACCAGGAACCCCTAGGGAAGGTTTCAAAACCTTTTCTCCTAGAACAAGGACAATCTATGATATGTATAGGACAAGGGAACCCAGAGTTTTAAAAGAAGATTATGTGCAAAAGAACACTTTTGGTAGTACTTCTCTGTGTTTCGACAGCAGGCAACAATCAGCCTCATCAGCTACAGGATATTTCAAAGCAAGAAGCTTATATTTTCCAGCCACAACTCAGAATAAGACTGGGTTTATATCACCAAGCCACCAACAGAGCCCAAAGAGAACTCCTTTATCATCTATCATATGGAATAGATCAGATTCTTCTAGAGATAGGCAGAACCAGGAAGAATTCCTGGAGGCACCATCACCAATGGAAATTGACCCTGCTGACCAGTATATGTATCCCAGGTGTTTCCAGGAGAATAGGAGATATGAATTTTACCATTCACAGAGTGTTTACCAAAGTGTTGGCTTAAATGTTCCCATAGATAATGCAATGAATCCTGACCCATTTGAGAACTCAGAAAATATGCCATTCTACCATGAAGATAACCCATTTACTGGGTCTTTCTTTAGCAATACCTTTGGACGGAGCAGGGGACAGAGATTTGGACAAAATCCTTTTTGGGGCCAACAGGAAGAACATTCTTCTTCTGGCTTTCATCAAAGCAGGAAACCATTTACTTCTTCTGACAGAGACTTTGAAATGATCTCTACTGAAGTAAACAGTGCACTAGCTGGGCATGGCCATAGTGTTCCTTCTCATCACTGGGGGTCATTTTCTCCTGGTTACAGAACAAATATTTCCAGAAACCAACAGATACCACACCCCTGGCAGCTTGATTCTCAGACATCCATACTGGAGAGCATGGAGGTGTCACAAGGTAATGGGAACCAGTCTACTCATTTCAGCCCAGCCAATGTATGTTCCATGACTGGTGCAAGCTATCACATGAAATCTGGTGGGTTAGAATGTTCTCCTATGGAAGTACATGTAAACAAAGAACCTTACTCATTTGGAATTGCTCAAACTCTAGCATCCCCGTTCAGAAGTACCTTCCTGCATATTCCTGATGACAGAGGGAATTCTCAGAGTCCTAACTTTCAGATTCCCACAGTCACTTTGCAGAAAGTTAAGCCGGCCTCTCTTCCAATCAGAAACTATACAGAAGTCACTGTGACCAACAATGTTTCAGTTGATTCTCTGCCTCCGACTGAAAGCCAAGCCAATGTCTTGGTCACAGAAGTAAGTAATGAGAAAGACTTGAAGGCATCTGttttggaaaaagacaaaaaaataaacaagatagaCCAGCCAAACATGACAGGTGAAATACCCCAACTTGTTTCACAGACAATAATTTCTAACCCTTTACCTGATGTTCAAAATCCCCTTTCCCAGGACTCAGACAAGAGCAACAGATTTGTTTTTAGTGCATCTACCACAGTAAGTTCAAAAAGGTTGCCTGGAGTCATTTCCAGGAGAGATACCTCCAAAATTCATAAAGCCAATGAACTGAAAAAAGCTAAGAGTTATACTGGGAACAGAAAACTTGACTCAGCAACTTCCCTTCCTTTCATTCAGGAAAGCAGAACAACATCACTTTTTCTCAGCCCAAATCAAGTTTGTCACCAGGAGTTAACAGtaagtaatgaaaatatttcaagcatTGTTAAAAATAACCACGGGAGTTCTGAACATACTGATAATCAACGCCCACAGTCTCCAGAAAAGCTTGCTCCTTTAGATACCAAGGGAGAACAATGTATCACGACTTATTCTAGCAACTGCAGCAAGTCAGATGCTGATCAAAACATGCCCCATAATTCTTTAGATCTGTCTTCAGCAGCACTACCAGATTCCTCACCATCAAATGATTCTGGCCTTGATGCTCTGGTAATTCCTTCTACCACAGTGTTCTGGAAATGTGCTTCAAGTAAAGATCCATCTctgggagaaagagaagacaatGGTTACAAGAACCAAAATAGTCAGTTTTCCCTAAGTCACTTAGAAAACCAAACGAGTAATGATAATGGTGCACCTGTACATAATGAAGAGGTTAATGTTGTCAAATGCCCGTCACAACCTCTTTTCAGGGgtggaaagggaaaaggaaaaataagacaaCGCATATCCTACATCGAAACATTAAGcaaaacagaaagtagatcagtgcCTACAAGTGAAAGCAACACTCTCACTGAGGGAACTCAGAGCAATTCCAGGTCTCCTGAGCATCATGAGATTTATTGTACTTTACCGAGAAAATCAGCCGTTTTTCTCATTGGTAACAGGAAGCCTGAAAGTACGACTATGCCTTCTTTGTTTAGGAACGAGCCAGTTGCATTACCAATCAAAAATGATGTGGAAGATCCAATAGGAAAGTACACATCAAAAAAATCCAGTCCCAGTCCTTGTGAATCAGAGAGCGAATGTTCCAAAGTCGTTTCGGACTCAGTCTCAGTAGCACTTGAAGCCACAGAAGGGATGACAAAGAAGATGAACATtggatctgcttctgttagaaaGGGGCCACTTCCAGTCCTCATCAAGAGGGCTGTGTCATGTCCTTCAGAAGTGCTTTATGCCTCACCTggaagagatgaaagagaaaaatgcttGATTTCTGATACAGATACTTCTACTATAACACTGAGGCCTTGGGAGAGACTCATTAACCCTCTGGGAAGTGACTCGTCTGTTTGTGAATGTTCTTTAAGCAAGAAACACCACCAGGAGGAATACATACAAGAATGTACTGAAAAGAATGGTAAAATTTCTGCCTCCAAGACAGGCATATTTTCCCATCCAAATGAACACCCTTTACCTTTTTCTTCAGATATGTCAGGACAAGAAACTGGGAAAACTTTACATAAATTTAAGACTACGagtatgttttctgtttctggtgATGAAGATAATGTGAAGTGTCTTGAGGTGGTTTCAATATATTATACTCTACCAAGGAAGCACAGCAAAAAATTCTGTGACCTTCTTCAAAAGTATACACAAGACATCGATTCACTTACAGAATCAACTAAAGTGGGGATTAAAACATCTAATGCTTTAGAAAAAGACCAACTGAATTGTCCTGCGCAAGGCCAGTCAGGAACACCTTTGTCTAAAGATACCTCTGCTCAGGAGACCAGCCATCCTTCTCACATCACTGAAAATATGACTGTTTTACAATTACCAAGTGTTGAGTCCTCAGAATCTACATTACAGGAAATGGCTTCTATTGAAGCAGATGTTTCTCTTCATAAACAAGAACCTAAAACTGGAGAAATTTCCCCATACAACTTGGCTAAAACACCTCCACCTGATTCACAAAGcaggaaagagaatgagaaaaaattgCAAAGTGAAACTGTGTTTACTTCACCAAcgcttcaggaaaaaaaagttacaagGGAGAAATCTGAAACTTGTCCACAATCCATTAAATCAGATGACAGTGGTTTTTCTAACCTCCCAGCCCATTCAGAAGAGAATGTTGAAAACTCCCACATCATAAGAAGTTCTGGGGAGCATACAGGTAGTGATACAGCCATTACAGCTACTGGAAGTCTTCAAAAAGATATCACAGGCACAGTTACAGAGGAGAGCTCCAATGGATTGCAGCCTAGGATAGTCAGAGGGGAAATTAGAGAAGATTTCCCCCCAAACTCTGAGAAACCACTTTCTGACTCAGAAAGCCAAGTCTTTGCTCTTACTCCAGCCTTGAGTAAACTACAGCTTGATGAGACTTGTTCAAGTGAACAAGATTTAGACAGTTCACAGTCTGAACCCAGAGAACTACTTAAAAGAAGACAGGAGGTAAATACAACGCAGAGCAAGGCTAAAGATGAAATGCAGAAGTTGGCATGGAATCAACGTTCACTTCCTGAAGgaagtaataaaagtaaaaaaagctTGGCTGACCtagaaaaagggaaaagcagATCTCCAGTTAAAAACGGATTGGCAGTTATGTCCAAAGTCAGCAGAAAATTTCCAGCTAAAGATTTATACCCTAGAAGACATGTAGCTACTATCTTTCCCCAAAGTGGGAACAGTTCTGGCTTTAGCAGTTTCTCCCTTGGCACACCAGAATGCAACCCACTGTCCCTTGAGCCTCCTTTAAAGTCCACAGGAACCACAGATGAAAGCAGGTTAAGTAATGATGGCATAAATGTGGAGAAATCCGAGAACCCTCTCCAGCTTACTGCAATATCCAATAGAGAAGCTTGTACATCCTTAAGCAATCACAAGTCCAACAACATTTCGCAACCACATCAAAACGAGTTTGAAAATATCTCAGAATCACAACCAAAGTGTGAGAACTCTGAGGATGTAACAGTAGCTCCGATTTTGGAAAGAGAATCAGGAGCCCTGGCCCAACCCACGTTGATCAGCCTCAGGGAAGCAGACTTCCCTGACCATCAGAGGAAGTTGAAACCCCCTTTTCAACTCGAGCCTGTGGAGAAATCTACGGTGTGTGTCCCACTGACCAGTTGTCAGCAAGGACAAAGCAGTGCTTCATTTCTGGAGTGTGAAAGTCAGCCACACCCCTATCGTTCAGAGAGCTTAAAAAGCGTCAATGTACATGGTGATATACTACGAATAAGTCATCCTCCAAAAGTCAGAGAGCGCCATTTTTCTGAAAGCACTTCTATTGATGATGTCCTGAGTAGACTGACCCTTGGGAATGAATTCTCTAACAACAGCGGGTACAGTCGAAGATTTAAATCTTTTTCTGAACTTCCCTCCtgtggtgaaaatgaaagttgggCTCTGAACAACAGCAGGACAAAAATGGGCCCTAGGTCCGCAACATCTATATCCAGGCCTATTGACTATGGGATTTTTGGGAAAGAACAACAGCTGGCTTTCTTGGAGAATGTAAAGAGGTCACTCACACAAGGGAGATTATGGAAACCAAGTTTTCTTAAGAACCCTGgcttcctgaaagatgatgtaaTTAACCCTGCTAACCCAACAGAGTCATCGACTTCAAATTCTCCTAGTAACCAGAGGCCAGAGGATGGCTTATCTCTAAGCGCGCCACTTAATATCTATGAAGAGGATCCAGTGGACTCAGATTGTGACACAGACACGACCACGGATGACGAATACTACTTGGATGAAAATGACAAAGAGTCAGAACTGTGA